Within Aspergillus oryzae RIB40 DNA, chromosome 2, the genomic segment CTATTTTcaaatggatgaagaagcgctTGCGTGGAGGACGATCGGCATCGTGGAACGTATGTGTCTGGAGAAAGGTCTTCACCGACGGGAAACATTGCAACAACCGGCTATTTTGGCTGAAGGGAAGGAGCGTATTCTACGATTATTTTGGTCCATATATGTGCTGGATATGCGCTGGAGTTTCGGGACAGGCATGCCCTTTGCCTTGGAAGACACAGATATTGACCCGTGGCTTCCAGAGCCCGAGGAAAAGACCCCCTACTTGCGGGTGATGATCCGGTATAGTCGCATTGCGGCGAAGGTGTGGAAGTTCATATCAGCTTTCAACAACACGAacgagatcaagaaggacGAAATGAACTATTTAGATTGGCAGGTCCTACGGTGGGCTGCTGCAATACCTGATTCCTTGCGTCTTGATCAGCCATTTGATCAGGCGCAACAGGATCCACGGAGTATCCGCCGGCTACGATCTTTACTTTACCTACGCGCCAATCAGCTGCGGATGCTAATCTATCGGCCAGTATTACATTCAGCGGCTCATATAATGCGTTATCCAGCAGAATCGCAAATAGTCGTTGACCTTGCCAAAGACACCATCCAGTTCATCACGAAACTCAACGAAACATCAGACATATATCGTCTTCAGCAGGTTACATTCAACTGGTTTCTCGTGTCAGCCCTTGCCGTTATATTTCTCGCCGTATCTCAGACACCCTCCCAATTCAGCGCTCACTCTAAAGTGGAGTTCTACATGG encodes:
- a CDS encoding fungal specific transcription factor domain-containing protein (predicted protein); the protein is MDEEALAWRTIGIVERMCLEKGLHRRETLQQPAILAEGKERILRLFWSIYVLDMRWSFGTGMPFALEDTDIDPWLPEPEEKTPYLRVMIRYSRIAAKVWKFISAFNNTNEIKKDEMNYLDWQVLRWAAAIPDSLRLDQPFDQAQQDPRSIRRLRSLLYLRANQLRMLIYRPVLHSAAHIMRYPAESQIVVDLAKDTIQFITKLNETSDIYRLQQVTFNWFLVSALAVIFLAVSQTPSQFSAHSKVEFYMALELVKGFSPRSYVSRRLWRSIKGLRKLGPQLGLQTHHQPEETVRHVLEPAAGTAAVDSMEQVPAPSTQSHTTPDGAQMTRELMEWFEAVGNIEDQIMSLGTGVQTYEEPWQYGARMGNGYTFDFGGELSSLMKDCF